A section of the Bradyrhizobium oligotrophicum S58 genome encodes:
- a CDS encoding ABC transporter ATP-binding protein: MSASLLSIHSLRASYGKIEALKGVDLDITAGEIVALIGANGAGKSTLMMSIFGRPRASSGHIIYDGNDITQVPTHQIARLRIAQSPEGRRVFPRMSVAENLQMGADAGGSTEAERAVSLERVLALFPRLKERIDQRGGTLSGGEQQMLAIGRALMSRPRLLLLDEPSLGLAPLIARQIFDAIRTLNRQDGLTVLIVEQNANHALKLAHRGYVLVNGLITLSGTGAELLQRPEIRAAYLEGGRH; the protein is encoded by the coding sequence GTGAGCGCTTCTCTCCTCTCGATCCACAGCCTGCGCGCCTCCTACGGCAAGATCGAAGCGCTCAAGGGTGTTGATCTCGACATCACGGCCGGCGAGATCGTCGCACTGATCGGCGCCAACGGCGCCGGCAAATCGACGTTGATGATGTCGATCTTCGGCCGCCCGCGCGCAAGCTCCGGCCACATCATCTATGACGGCAACGACATCACCCAGGTGCCGACGCATCAGATCGCACGGCTGCGCATTGCGCAGTCGCCGGAGGGGCGTCGCGTCTTCCCGCGCATGAGCGTCGCCGAAAATCTGCAGATGGGCGCCGACGCGGGCGGCTCCACGGAGGCCGAGCGCGCCGTCAGCCTGGAGCGCGTGCTCGCGCTGTTCCCCCGCCTGAAGGAACGCATCGATCAGCGCGGCGGCACGCTGTCCGGCGGCGAGCAGCAGATGCTGGCGATCGGGCGCGCGCTGATGAGCCGGCCGCGTCTGCTGCTTCTCGATGAGCCTTCGCTCGGCCTCGCGCCGCTGATCGCCCGCCAGATCTTCGACGCCATTCGGACGCTCAACAGGCAGGACGGGCTGACCGTCCTGATCGTCGAGCAGAATGCCAACCATGCGCTGAAGCTCGCGCATCGCGGCTACGTGCTGGTGAACGGCCTGATCACGCTGTCGGGCACCGGCGCCGAACTGCTGCAACGGCCGGAGATCCGCGCAGCCTATCTCGAGGGCGGTCGCCACTGA
- a CDS encoding branched-chain amino acid ABC transporter substrate-binding protein, whose translation MKPLKLIGLALGASLALSTAALAEDINIAVAGPMTGSESAFGRQMQNGAEMAVADLNAAGGVLGKKLALQVGDDACDPKQARSVAEKLAGSGIPFVAGHFCSSSSIPASEAYADSNVLQITPASTNPLFTERKLWNVARVCGRDDQQGLVAANYIAKNFKGKNIAILNDKTTYGKGLADETKKALNKAGVTEKMFESYNKGDKDFNAIVSRLKRENIDLVYVGGYHQEAGLILRQMRDQGLKTILMAGDAMNDKEFASITGPAAEGTLFTFGPEPRNKPTAKAIVDKFKAKNIDPEGYTLYTYAAIQVWSQAVKKANTTDAKKVMDTIKAGEWDTVLGKLGFDAKGDIKQIDYVVYKWDAKGSYAELGGKGS comes from the coding sequence ATGAAACCACTCAAACTCATCGGCCTGGCTCTGGGCGCATCGCTGGCGCTCTCGACCGCCGCTCTCGCCGAAGACATCAACATCGCCGTCGCCGGCCCCATGACCGGCAGTGAATCGGCCTTCGGCCGTCAGATGCAGAACGGCGCCGAGATGGCGGTTGCCGACCTCAATGCCGCCGGCGGCGTGCTCGGCAAGAAGCTCGCTCTGCAGGTCGGTGACGATGCCTGCGATCCGAAGCAGGCGCGTTCGGTCGCCGAGAAGCTCGCCGGTTCCGGCATTCCGTTCGTTGCCGGCCATTTCTGCTCGTCATCGTCGATCCCGGCCTCCGAGGCCTATGCCGACAGCAACGTCCTGCAGATCACGCCGGCCTCGACCAATCCGCTGTTCACCGAGCGCAAGCTGTGGAACGTGGCGCGCGTCTGCGGCCGCGACGATCAGCAGGGCCTCGTCGCCGCCAACTACATCGCGAAGAACTTCAAGGGCAAGAACATCGCGATCCTCAACGACAAGACCACCTACGGCAAGGGTCTCGCCGACGAGACCAAGAAGGCGCTCAACAAGGCCGGCGTCACCGAGAAGATGTTCGAGTCGTACAACAAGGGCGACAAGGACTTCAACGCGATCGTGTCGCGCCTGAAGCGTGAGAACATCGACCTCGTCTATGTCGGCGGCTATCATCAGGAAGCCGGCCTGATCCTGCGTCAGATGCGCGATCAGGGTCTCAAGACCATCCTGATGGCGGGCGATGCGATGAATGACAAGGAATTCGCCTCGATCACCGGCCCGGCCGCGGAGGGCACGCTGTTCACCTTCGGCCCCGAGCCGCGCAACAAGCCGACCGCGAAGGCGATCGTCGACAAGTTCAAGGCCAAGAACATCGATCCGGAAGGCTACACCCTGTACACCTACGCCGCGATCCAGGTGTGGTCGCAGGCCGTGAAGAAGGCCAACACCACCGACGCCAAGAAGGTGATGGACACCATCAAGGCCGGCGAGTGGGACACGGTGCTGGGCAAGCTCGGCTTCGACGCCAAGGGCGACATCAAGCAGATCGACTACGTCGTCTACAAGTGGGACGCCAAGGGCAGCTATGCCGAGCTCGGCGGCAAGGGCTCCTGA
- a CDS encoding response regulator, which yields MMRILVVDDQKDVRAMISMVLRVNQFDVVEAGTATAGLQLFREQAFDAAIVDIYLEESNGLDLVSGLRALMPDLPVVAVSGMSAFDGAAMSDELTRVVYLQKPFRPAELMHAVELARTAVKDNKSAASLSACAG from the coding sequence TTGATGCGGATCCTGGTGGTCGACGATCAGAAGGATGTGCGCGCCATGATCAGCATGGTGCTGCGCGTCAATCAGTTCGACGTGGTCGAAGCGGGAACCGCGACGGCGGGGTTGCAACTGTTCCGCGAGCAGGCCTTCGACGCCGCGATCGTCGACATCTATCTCGAAGAGTCGAACGGCCTCGATCTGGTCAGCGGTCTGCGTGCGCTGATGCCTGATCTTCCGGTCGTCGCCGTATCCGGCATGAGCGCGTTCGACGGCGCCGCGATGTCGGACGAGTTGACCCGCGTGGTCTACCTGCAGAAGCCGTTCCGTCCGGCCGAACTGATGCATGCGGTGGAACTGGCTCGTACGGCCGTGAAGGACAACAAGAGTGCGGCGTCGCTCTCGGCCTGCGCGGGGTAA
- a CDS encoding ABC transporter ATP-binding protein — translation MNSAPILALENLTMRFGGIVAVNALSFTAGREQITALIGPNGAGKTTVFNCITGFYKPTSGVIRLTHDDGTQFEMQKLKDFNISKQAKVARTFQNIRLFPGMTALENLMVAQHNALMRASGLTLLGLLGVPSWRAAERSAIDAAVFWLKRVGLIDRADEAAGNLAYGDQRRLEIARAMCTTPALLCLDEPAAGLNARESGALSELLLSIRADHGTSILLIEHDMSVVMEISDRIIVMDYGVKIAEGTPRDIRDDPKVIAAYLGTDEEEAAAVMEAEA, via the coding sequence ATGAACTCCGCCCCTATCCTCGCGCTCGAAAATCTCACCATGCGCTTCGGCGGCATCGTCGCCGTCAACGCGTTGTCGTTCACCGCGGGCCGCGAGCAGATCACCGCGCTGATCGGCCCCAACGGCGCCGGCAAGACCACCGTGTTCAACTGCATCACCGGCTTCTACAAGCCGACCTCCGGCGTCATCCGCCTGACCCATGACGACGGCACGCAGTTCGAGATGCAGAAGCTGAAGGACTTCAACATCTCGAAGCAGGCCAAGGTCGCGCGCACGTTCCAGAACATCCGCCTGTTTCCAGGCATGACGGCGCTCGAGAACCTGATGGTCGCGCAGCACAACGCGCTGATGCGCGCGTCCGGGCTCACGCTGCTGGGGCTGCTGGGCGTGCCCTCCTGGCGCGCAGCCGAGCGGAGCGCGATCGATGCGGCCGTGTTCTGGCTGAAACGCGTCGGGCTGATCGATCGCGCCGATGAAGCTGCCGGCAATCTCGCTTATGGCGACCAGCGGCGGCTGGAGATCGCGCGGGCGATGTGCACCACTCCCGCTCTGCTCTGCCTCGACGAGCCGGCCGCGGGGCTCAACGCTCGCGAGAGCGGCGCCTTGAGCGAGCTGCTGCTGTCGATCCGGGCGGACCACGGCACGTCGATCCTCCTGATCGAGCACGACATGAGCGTCGTGATGGAAATCTCGGACCGGATCATCGTGATGGACTACGGCGTCAAGATCGCGGAAGGCACGCCACGCGACATCCGCGACGACCCCAAGGTCATCGCGGCCTATCTCGGCACCGACGAAGAGGAAGCCGCTGCTGTGATGGAGGCCGAGGCGTGA